From Cardiocondyla obscurior isolate alpha-2009 linkage group LG09, Cobs3.1, whole genome shotgun sequence, one genomic window encodes:
- the LOC139105560 gene encoding stabilizer of axonemal microtubules 2-like has product MEVVEACSKRKTSSSTKTVACPCKTKYKRYVQPPRVKSFAPERLYKAPSKQFEDRTTYHLSYLNVDRGAARCARLQPIRPAHSLEKNTGKFFDETTNKLSYRPVWQIVKSEPIVPKRRFLERTGAMETVTTVRHDYVAKHIKRPEMIIPCGNIRTSSAPFDDKTMAKLSYLSPGPIEPVISCKPILKYRPSSQAFPKETTQRLSYQPFVVVEKEFYPWMQKSTYKPTDIAMCGKTTYSESYMKNDVISVEKPFLPVATYVHPYDAKFVDKTVYKESYLPSGTERMIPIVPCGNISIPDARMSTDTTNKLSYQRVWTERRKSFVPQTAIRLATAKMQSETTTRSEYVAKTILRPKLVVHSDNIHIVDVPLKGDTTTGLSYVKPDVIKPVCSYKPVVQYYRPEVKIDYETINKLSYQTWTPGPKEKLSWAQKSKYRAPENPMTSDTVYRKSYPVPGYYVEDNSCVECPCPADKQNLSVLTATS; this is encoded by the exons ATGGAGGTTGTTGAAGCTTGTTCAAAGAGAAAAACTTCATCAAGTACCAAAACAGTGGCATGTCCATGCAAGACAAAA TACAAAAGATATGTGCAGCCTCCACGTGTAAAATCCTTTGCGCCAGAGCGATTATACAAGGCACCATCGAAGCAATTTGAAGACAGGACAACGTATCACTTATCATATCTAAATGTGGACCGCGGGGCAGCACGTTGTGCAAGATTACAACCAATTCGGCCTGCTCATAGCCTTGAGAAAAATACTGGCAAGTTTTTCGACGAAACAACAAATAAACTATCCTACAGACCAGTATGGCAGATCGTTAAATCAGAGCCTATCGTACCAAAACGTAG attctTGGAAAGAACAGGCGCGATGGAAACTGTGACTACGGTCCGCCACGATTACGTGGCGAAACACATAAAAAGGCCAGAGATGATTATACCATGTGGAAATATTCGTACCAGTTCGGCTCCATTCGACGATAAAACGATGGCAAAACTGTCTTATCTTTCTCCAGGGCCTATTGAACCTGTAATTAGTTGCAAACCGATATTAAAGTACCGTCCATCGAGTCAGGCATTTCCAAAAGAGACAACACAAAGACTGAGTTACCAGCCCTTTGTCGTTGTTGAGAAAGAGTTTTATCCTTGGATGCAGAAATCAACGTACAA ACCAACGGACATCGCGATGTGTGGCAAGACGACTTATTCTGAAAGCTATATGAAGAATGATGTGATTTCCGTAGAAAAACCTTTTCTTCCTGTCGCAACGTACGTACATCCTTACGACGCGAAATTTGTAGATAAAACTGTCTACAAGGAGAGTTATTTGCCGAGTGGAACGGAGCGTATGATACCAATTGTTCCCTGCGGAAACATTTCTATTCCTGACGCAAGGATGTCCACCGACACAACTAACAAG TTGAGTTATCAACGAGTCTGGACCGAAAGGCGAAAATCGTTTGTGCCACAGACCGCGATCAGGTTGGCGACCGCTAAAATGCAATCGGAAACGACGACCCGCTCCGAATACGTGGCTAAAACGATATTGCGTCCTAAACTTGTCGTCCACTCTGATAATATTCATATAGTCGACGTACCATTAAAGGGAGACACAACTACTGGATTATCTTACGTAAAACCCGACGTAATAAAACCCGTTTGCAGCTACAAGCCCGTTGTACAATATTACAG GCCGGAAGTTAAGATCGACTACGagacgataaataaattatcatacCAAACGTGGACGCCGGGACCTAAAGAAAAACTTTCATGGGCTCAAAAGAGCAAGTATCGAGCTCCAGAAAATCCTATGACCAGTGACACGGTTTATCGCAAGAGTTATCCCGTGCCAGGCTATTATGTCGAAGACAATTCGTGTGTAGAATGTCCTTGCCCAGCCGACAAACAGAATTTGTCTGTTTTGACAGCAACATCTTAA
- the Stat92e gene encoding signal transducer and activator of transcription 5B isoform X1: MALWLKAQQLSQDSLQKVRNIYGEHFPIEVRHFLSSWLEEKMWNNIDTDNPQFEHYVNSFVGSLILELESKANTLNTEDMFVTKMKLIEAATMFRQRYSENPMTLYKIIRHCLGTEMKLVAEAEHLGGLITNDRVSMMIGDTVTEIAHQVDILRRKTYETGEDLRKIEQEQESFALSYHECTKLNAHLQHIAMQVQNQQNMELEKKIRRQKDQQDLQLSQKVNGVVRLRLMLMEKLDDIIKKLNILQSRILDDELIRWKRDQQLAGNGANFTSNNLDSIQEWCESLAELIWQTRQQIKEAERLKQKFQCEPPGIRDTLPSLNTQITQFLSSLVTSTFIIEKQPPQVMKTNTRFTSTVRLLVGGKLNVHMTPPQVKVSIISETQANALLKSEKMAKCGEVSGEILNNTGTMEYHQATRQLSVSFRNMQLKKIKRTEKKGTESVMDEKFSLLFQSQFCVGGGELVFQVWTLSLPVVVIVHGNQEPHAWATVTWDNAFAEPGRQPFQVPEKVPWAQVAEALNMKFRSATGHHLTEDNLRFLAEKAFRSNGNSVGQDYSNMLLSWAQFCKEPLPERNFTFWEWFYAVMKLTREHLRGPWIDRYILGFIRKKQAEEMLANCAVGTFLMRYSDSELGGITIAWVGDQATSDHVFMLQPFTSKDFAIRSLADRLADMQHLQYLYPDISKDAAFGKYYTPFTDNQTQTSNGYVKPYLVTHVPGWGALPSIGGQTPSHSSVTGVSNNNGQSGPGGSYPATPQTVFPPHSPPDPSTRDTPSVASSYAPGLGQSGVGQPGSDMDYMEMIGNNELSSIDENLNLDHLNNFGFDFMQYNQSTKLQ, from the exons ATGGCGCTATGGCTGAAAGCGCAGCAGCTGTCGCAAGACTCGCTGCAAAAGGTGCGCAATATATATGGAGAACATTTCCCGATTGAAGTGAGGCACTTCTTATCGTCATGGTTAGAAGAAAAGATGTG GAATAACATAGACACGGATAATCCGCAGTTCGAGCACTACGTAAATAGCTTTGTCGGATCGTTGATACTCGAGTTAGAATCAAAAGCAAACACTCTTAACACGGAGGATATGTTTGTAACAAAGATGAAACTGATAGAGGCTGCTACAATGTTCCGA CAAAGATATAGTGAGAACCCAATGAcgttgtataaaataattagacacTGCTTGGGCACGGAGATGAAATTAGTCGCAGAAGCCGAACATTTAGGAGGTTTAATAACCAATGACAGGGTCAGTATGATGATAGGTGACACAGTTACGGAAATAGCTCATCAGGTCGATATATTGCGACGAAAGACGTACGAAACTGGAGAAGACTTACGAAAGATAGAACAGGAGCAGGAGTCTTTTGCTCTTAGTTATCACGAATGTACAAAATTGAATGCTCATTTGCAACATATCGCTATGCAAGTGCAAAATCAGCAGAATATGGAGTTGGAGAAAAAGATTAGaag gcAAAAAGATCAACAAGATTTACAACTGAGCCAAAAAGTAAACGGTGTAGTTCGTCTTCGTTTGATGCTAATGGAAAAATTGgatgatattataaaaaaattgaatatctTGCAATCGAGAATTCTCGACGATGAACTTATAAG GTGGAAAAGAGATCAGCAATTGGCTGGTAATGGTGCTAATTTTACGTCCAACAATTTAGATTCCATTCAGGAATGGTGCGAAAGCCTTGCCGAATTAATCTGGCAGACTCGGCAACAGATCAAGGAAGCTGAACGTTTGAAGCAAAAGTTTCAATGTGAACCACCAGGCATTCGAGATACTCTTCCAAGTTTGAACACTCAAATTACACAATTTCTCAGTTCTCTTGTTACAAGTACTTTTATAATTGAGAAACAACCACCGCAAGTCATGAAGACGAACACTCGTTTTACAAGTACAGTGCGCCTTCTCGTTGGAGGTAAATTAAATGTTCACATGACACCACCGCAAGTAAAAGTGAGCATAATTAGCGAAACACAGGCAAACGCCTTGCTGAAGAGCGAGAAAATGGCAAAATGTGGTGAAGTCAGTGGcgaaattttgaataatacaGGCACAATGGAGTATCATCAG GCGACAAGGCAACTTTCAGTGAGTTTCCGCAACATGCagctgaaaaaaattaaacgtacgGAGAAAAAGGGAACGGAATCCGTTATGGACGAGAAATTTTCATTACTGTTTCAATCACAATTTTGCGTTGGTGGAGGCGAATTAGTATTTCAAGTTTGGACTTTGAGCTTACCTGTGGTTGTAATAGTACACGGCAACCAGGAACCGCATGCGTGGGCTACGGTCACTTGGGATAATGCATTTGCCGAACCGGGTAGGCAGCCATTTCAAGTACCAGAAAAAGTACCGTGGGCACAAGTGGCAGAAGCATTGAATATGAAGTTTCGCTCGGCGACTGGTCATCATTTGACTGAGGACAATCTTCGATTTCTGGCGGAGAAAGCATTCCGAAGCAATGGCAATTCAGTTGGTCAGGATTATTCAAATATGTTGTTAAGTTGGGCACAGTTCTGCAAAGAACCATTACCAGAAAGAAACTTTACCTTTTGGGAATGGTTTTATGCTGTTATGAAATTAACTAGAGAACATTTGAGGGGTCCGTGGATCGACCGATACATTCTCGGTTTCATCCGAAAGAAACAAGCAGAAGAAATGTTGGCAAACTGTGCGGTTGGTACATTTTTGATGCGTTATTCCGATTCAGAACTTGGCGGCATTACTATTGCTTGGGTTGGAG ATCAAGCGACATCAGATCATGTCTTCATGCTGCAGCCATTTACTAGCAAAGATTTTGCTATTCGAAGCTTGGCTGATCGTCTTGCCGATATGCAACATTTGCAGTACTTGTATCCAGATATTAGCAAAGACGCTGCCTTCGGCAAATATTATACCCCTTTCACTG acAACCAAACTCAAACGTCAAACGGGTACGTCAAGCCATATTTAGTAACACATGTGCCAGGTTGGGGTGCTTTGCCTAGTATTGGTGGTCAAACGCCGTCCCATTCATCCGTCACAGGCGTAAGCAACAACAATGGTCAGAGCGGTCCAGGTGGAAGTTATCCGGCTACACCGCAGACTGTATTTCCACCGCATAGTCCACCAGATCCGTCCACGCGGGATACACCATCCGTAGCATCAAG CTACGCTCCGGGTCTCGGCCAGTCAGGCGTTGGGCAGCCAGGTTCGGACATGGACTACATGGAGATGATTGGTAACAACGAGTTGTCGTCGATCGACGAAAATCTCAACTTGGATCATTTGAACAACTTTGGCTTCGACTTCATGCAGTACAACCAATCTACCAAGCTGCAATAG
- the Stat92e gene encoding signal transducer and activator of transcription 5B isoform X3: protein MALWLKAQQLSQDSLQKVRNIYGEHFPIEVRHFLSSWLEEKMWNNIDTDNPQFEHYVNSFVGSLILELESKANTLNTEDMFVTKMKLIEAATMFRQRYSENPMTLYKIIRHCLGTEMKLVAEAEHLGGLITNDRVSMMIGDTVTEIAHQVDILRRKTYETGEDLRKIEQEQESFALSYHECTKLNAHLQHIAMQVQNQQNMELEKKIRRQKDQQDLQLSQKVNGVVRLRLMLMEKLDDIIKKLNILQSRILDDELIRWKRDQQLAGNGANFTSNNLDSIQEWCESLAELIWQTRQQIKEAERLKQKFQCEPPGIRDTLPSLNTQITQFLSSLVTSTFIIEKQPPQVMKTNTRFTSTVRLLVGGKLNVHMTPPQVKVSIISETQANALLKSEKMAKCGEVSGEILNNTGTMEYHQATRQLSVSFRNMQLKKIKRTEKKGTESVMDEKFSLLFQSQFCVGGGELVFQVWTLSLPVVVIVHGNQEPHAWATVTWDNAFAEPGRQPFQVPEKVPWAQVAEALNMKFRSATGHHLTEDNLRFLAEKAFRSNGNSVGQDYSNMLLSWAQFCKEPLPERNFTFWEWFYAVMKLTREHLRGPWIDRYILGFIRKKQAEEMLANCAVGTFLMRYSDSELGGITIAWVGDQATSDHVFMLQPFTSKDFAIRSLADRLADMQHLQYLYPDISKDAAFGKYYTPFTDNQTQTSNGYVKPYLVTHVPGWGALPSIGGQTPSHSSVTGVSNNNGQSGPGGSYPATPQTVFPPHSPPDPSTRDTPSVASR, encoded by the exons ATGGCGCTATGGCTGAAAGCGCAGCAGCTGTCGCAAGACTCGCTGCAAAAGGTGCGCAATATATATGGAGAACATTTCCCGATTGAAGTGAGGCACTTCTTATCGTCATGGTTAGAAGAAAAGATGTG GAATAACATAGACACGGATAATCCGCAGTTCGAGCACTACGTAAATAGCTTTGTCGGATCGTTGATACTCGAGTTAGAATCAAAAGCAAACACTCTTAACACGGAGGATATGTTTGTAACAAAGATGAAACTGATAGAGGCTGCTACAATGTTCCGA CAAAGATATAGTGAGAACCCAATGAcgttgtataaaataattagacacTGCTTGGGCACGGAGATGAAATTAGTCGCAGAAGCCGAACATTTAGGAGGTTTAATAACCAATGACAGGGTCAGTATGATGATAGGTGACACAGTTACGGAAATAGCTCATCAGGTCGATATATTGCGACGAAAGACGTACGAAACTGGAGAAGACTTACGAAAGATAGAACAGGAGCAGGAGTCTTTTGCTCTTAGTTATCACGAATGTACAAAATTGAATGCTCATTTGCAACATATCGCTATGCAAGTGCAAAATCAGCAGAATATGGAGTTGGAGAAAAAGATTAGaag gcAAAAAGATCAACAAGATTTACAACTGAGCCAAAAAGTAAACGGTGTAGTTCGTCTTCGTTTGATGCTAATGGAAAAATTGgatgatattataaaaaaattgaatatctTGCAATCGAGAATTCTCGACGATGAACTTATAAG GTGGAAAAGAGATCAGCAATTGGCTGGTAATGGTGCTAATTTTACGTCCAACAATTTAGATTCCATTCAGGAATGGTGCGAAAGCCTTGCCGAATTAATCTGGCAGACTCGGCAACAGATCAAGGAAGCTGAACGTTTGAAGCAAAAGTTTCAATGTGAACCACCAGGCATTCGAGATACTCTTCCAAGTTTGAACACTCAAATTACACAATTTCTCAGTTCTCTTGTTACAAGTACTTTTATAATTGAGAAACAACCACCGCAAGTCATGAAGACGAACACTCGTTTTACAAGTACAGTGCGCCTTCTCGTTGGAGGTAAATTAAATGTTCACATGACACCACCGCAAGTAAAAGTGAGCATAATTAGCGAAACACAGGCAAACGCCTTGCTGAAGAGCGAGAAAATGGCAAAATGTGGTGAAGTCAGTGGcgaaattttgaataatacaGGCACAATGGAGTATCATCAG GCGACAAGGCAACTTTCAGTGAGTTTCCGCAACATGCagctgaaaaaaattaaacgtacgGAGAAAAAGGGAACGGAATCCGTTATGGACGAGAAATTTTCATTACTGTTTCAATCACAATTTTGCGTTGGTGGAGGCGAATTAGTATTTCAAGTTTGGACTTTGAGCTTACCTGTGGTTGTAATAGTACACGGCAACCAGGAACCGCATGCGTGGGCTACGGTCACTTGGGATAATGCATTTGCCGAACCGGGTAGGCAGCCATTTCAAGTACCAGAAAAAGTACCGTGGGCACAAGTGGCAGAAGCATTGAATATGAAGTTTCGCTCGGCGACTGGTCATCATTTGACTGAGGACAATCTTCGATTTCTGGCGGAGAAAGCATTCCGAAGCAATGGCAATTCAGTTGGTCAGGATTATTCAAATATGTTGTTAAGTTGGGCACAGTTCTGCAAAGAACCATTACCAGAAAGAAACTTTACCTTTTGGGAATGGTTTTATGCTGTTATGAAATTAACTAGAGAACATTTGAGGGGTCCGTGGATCGACCGATACATTCTCGGTTTCATCCGAAAGAAACAAGCAGAAGAAATGTTGGCAAACTGTGCGGTTGGTACATTTTTGATGCGTTATTCCGATTCAGAACTTGGCGGCATTACTATTGCTTGGGTTGGAG ATCAAGCGACATCAGATCATGTCTTCATGCTGCAGCCATTTACTAGCAAAGATTTTGCTATTCGAAGCTTGGCTGATCGTCTTGCCGATATGCAACATTTGCAGTACTTGTATCCAGATATTAGCAAAGACGCTGCCTTCGGCAAATATTATACCCCTTTCACTG acAACCAAACTCAAACGTCAAACGGGTACGTCAAGCCATATTTAGTAACACATGTGCCAGGTTGGGGTGCTTTGCCTAGTATTGGTGGTCAAACGCCGTCCCATTCATCCGTCACAGGCGTAAGCAACAACAATGGTCAGAGCGGTCCAGGTGGAAGTTATCCGGCTACACCGCAGACTGTATTTCCACCGCATAGTCCACCAGATCCGTCCACGCGGGATACACCATCCGTAGCATCAAG Atga
- the Stat92e gene encoding signal transducer and activator of transcription 5B isoform X2: MALWLKAQQLSQDSLQKVRNIYGEHFPIEVRHFLSSWLEEKMWNNIDTDNPQFEHYVNSFVGSLILELESKANTLNTEDMFVTKMKLIEAATMFRQRYSENPMTLYKIIRHCLGTEMKLVAEAEHLGGLITNDRVSMMIGDTVTEIAHQVDILRRKTYETGEDLRKIEQEQESFALSYHECTKLNAHLQHIAMQVQNQQNMELEKKIRRQKDQQDLQLSQKVNGVVRLRLMLMEKLDDIIKKLNILQSRILDDELIRWKRDQQLAGNGANFTSNNLDSIQEWCESLAELIWQTRQQIKEAERLKQKFQCEPPGIRDTLPSLNTQITQFLSSLVTSTFIIEKQPPQVMKTNTRFTSTVRLLVGGKLNVHMTPPQVKVSIISETQANALLKSEKMAKCGEVSGEILNNTGTMEYHQATRQLSVSFRNMQLKKIKRTEKKGTESVMDEKFSLLFQSQFCVGGGELVFQVWTLSLPVVVIVHGNQEPHAWATVTWDNAFAEPGRQPFQVPEKVPWAQVAEALNMKFRSATGHHLTEDNLRFLAEKAFRSNGNSVGQDYSNMLLSWAQFCKEPLPERNFTFWEWFYAVMKLTREHLRGPWIDRYILGFIRKKQAEEMLANCAVGTFLMRYSDSELGGITIAWVGDQATSDHVFMLQPFTSKDFAIRSLADRLADMQHLQYLYPDISKDAAFGKYYTPFTDNQTQTSNGYVKPYLVTHVPGWGALPSIGGQTPSHSSVTGVSNNNGQSGPGGSYPATPQTVFPPHSPPDPSTRDTPSVASRRYQL; encoded by the exons ATGGCGCTATGGCTGAAAGCGCAGCAGCTGTCGCAAGACTCGCTGCAAAAGGTGCGCAATATATATGGAGAACATTTCCCGATTGAAGTGAGGCACTTCTTATCGTCATGGTTAGAAGAAAAGATGTG GAATAACATAGACACGGATAATCCGCAGTTCGAGCACTACGTAAATAGCTTTGTCGGATCGTTGATACTCGAGTTAGAATCAAAAGCAAACACTCTTAACACGGAGGATATGTTTGTAACAAAGATGAAACTGATAGAGGCTGCTACAATGTTCCGA CAAAGATATAGTGAGAACCCAATGAcgttgtataaaataattagacacTGCTTGGGCACGGAGATGAAATTAGTCGCAGAAGCCGAACATTTAGGAGGTTTAATAACCAATGACAGGGTCAGTATGATGATAGGTGACACAGTTACGGAAATAGCTCATCAGGTCGATATATTGCGACGAAAGACGTACGAAACTGGAGAAGACTTACGAAAGATAGAACAGGAGCAGGAGTCTTTTGCTCTTAGTTATCACGAATGTACAAAATTGAATGCTCATTTGCAACATATCGCTATGCAAGTGCAAAATCAGCAGAATATGGAGTTGGAGAAAAAGATTAGaag gcAAAAAGATCAACAAGATTTACAACTGAGCCAAAAAGTAAACGGTGTAGTTCGTCTTCGTTTGATGCTAATGGAAAAATTGgatgatattataaaaaaattgaatatctTGCAATCGAGAATTCTCGACGATGAACTTATAAG GTGGAAAAGAGATCAGCAATTGGCTGGTAATGGTGCTAATTTTACGTCCAACAATTTAGATTCCATTCAGGAATGGTGCGAAAGCCTTGCCGAATTAATCTGGCAGACTCGGCAACAGATCAAGGAAGCTGAACGTTTGAAGCAAAAGTTTCAATGTGAACCACCAGGCATTCGAGATACTCTTCCAAGTTTGAACACTCAAATTACACAATTTCTCAGTTCTCTTGTTACAAGTACTTTTATAATTGAGAAACAACCACCGCAAGTCATGAAGACGAACACTCGTTTTACAAGTACAGTGCGCCTTCTCGTTGGAGGTAAATTAAATGTTCACATGACACCACCGCAAGTAAAAGTGAGCATAATTAGCGAAACACAGGCAAACGCCTTGCTGAAGAGCGAGAAAATGGCAAAATGTGGTGAAGTCAGTGGcgaaattttgaataatacaGGCACAATGGAGTATCATCAG GCGACAAGGCAACTTTCAGTGAGTTTCCGCAACATGCagctgaaaaaaattaaacgtacgGAGAAAAAGGGAACGGAATCCGTTATGGACGAGAAATTTTCATTACTGTTTCAATCACAATTTTGCGTTGGTGGAGGCGAATTAGTATTTCAAGTTTGGACTTTGAGCTTACCTGTGGTTGTAATAGTACACGGCAACCAGGAACCGCATGCGTGGGCTACGGTCACTTGGGATAATGCATTTGCCGAACCGGGTAGGCAGCCATTTCAAGTACCAGAAAAAGTACCGTGGGCACAAGTGGCAGAAGCATTGAATATGAAGTTTCGCTCGGCGACTGGTCATCATTTGACTGAGGACAATCTTCGATTTCTGGCGGAGAAAGCATTCCGAAGCAATGGCAATTCAGTTGGTCAGGATTATTCAAATATGTTGTTAAGTTGGGCACAGTTCTGCAAAGAACCATTACCAGAAAGAAACTTTACCTTTTGGGAATGGTTTTATGCTGTTATGAAATTAACTAGAGAACATTTGAGGGGTCCGTGGATCGACCGATACATTCTCGGTTTCATCCGAAAGAAACAAGCAGAAGAAATGTTGGCAAACTGTGCGGTTGGTACATTTTTGATGCGTTATTCCGATTCAGAACTTGGCGGCATTACTATTGCTTGGGTTGGAG ATCAAGCGACATCAGATCATGTCTTCATGCTGCAGCCATTTACTAGCAAAGATTTTGCTATTCGAAGCTTGGCTGATCGTCTTGCCGATATGCAACATTTGCAGTACTTGTATCCAGATATTAGCAAAGACGCTGCCTTCGGCAAATATTATACCCCTTTCACTG acAACCAAACTCAAACGTCAAACGGGTACGTCAAGCCATATTTAGTAACACATGTGCCAGGTTGGGGTGCTTTGCCTAGTATTGGTGGTCAAACGCCGTCCCATTCATCCGTCACAGGCGTAAGCAACAACAATGGTCAGAGCGGTCCAGGTGGAAGTTATCCGGCTACACCGCAGACTGTATTTCCACCGCATAGTCCACCAGATCCGTCCACGCGGGATACACCATCCGTAGCATCAAG aagataTCAATTGTAG
- the Rtet gene encoding major facilitator superfamily domain-containing protein 10, with product MNEIKDNTVSVVFVSLLLDLLAFTMILPLLPALLDHYKEIEKGNGLYSTIFNHMKSIQVFFDAPDKVSTVLYGGFLGSMYSFLQFLGSPIIGALSDIYGRKPLMLLCLTGISLSYLLWALSTNFGIFVLARFAGGISKGNISLSMAVISDVTSPKTRGKAMALVGIAFSVGFVVGPMIGAFFAWISSGNREGTWYVIPALFALFLALSDLFFVAYYLKESLATKNRATTLAKGLSGVISYINPVDLFQFNGVLNLNRKDQQDLKILGRAYFIYLFIYSGLEFTLTFLTHHTFGFTSMQQGWMFLWIGLIMATLQGGWVRHIPPNRTKIISELGLWLIIPAFICVGIATNVQVLCIGIFLFAVSTAMVVTCMMTLVTRIGPENQKGAITGIFRSLGALARACGPIVASSAFWCIGSATTYLTGALLLALPPLILRSIRTL from the exons atgaatGAAATTAAGGATAATACGGTATCAGTGGTGTTTGTGTCATTGCTGCTGGATCTTCTAGCATTTACAATGATACTGCCTTTACTGCCAGCTCTATTGGATCATTAcaaagagatagaaaaaggaaatggaTTATATTCGACTATTTTCAACCATATGAAAAGCATACAAGTATTCTTTGATGCACCAGATAAAGTCAGCACAGTTCTTTATGGAG GTTTTCTAGGTTCCATGTATTCTTTTTTGCAGTTCCTAGGATCACCAATTATAGGAGCATTATCAGATATTTATGGGCGAAAGCCACTGATGTTACTTTGTTTGACTGGCATTTCTCTGTCTTACCTCTTATGGGCATTATCTACAAATTTTGGGATATTTGTATTGGCCAGATTTGCTGGTGGTATTAGCAAAGGCAACATTAGTCTGTCAATGGCTGTTATTAGTGATGTCACATCTCCTAAAACAAGAGGAAAGGCAATG GCACTTGTAGGCATAGCTTTTTCTGTTGGTTTTGTCGTGGGGCCTATGATAGGAGCGTTTTTCGCGTGGATCTCCAGTGGCAATAGAGAAGGCACATGGTATGTGATACCAGCCTTATTCGCACTTTTCCTTGCCCTGAGTGACttatttttcgtcgcgtattATCTGAAAGAGAGTTTAGCAACGAAAAATAGGGCGACTACCTTAGCAAAAGGATTATCCGGAGTAATTTCTTACATTAATCCTGTTGATCTCTTCCAATTTAATGGAGTGTTAAATTTGAATCGGAAAG ATCAACAAGATTTGAAGATATTAGGTCGggcgtattttatatatctttttatatacagTGGTTTAGAGTTTACTCTGACGTTTTTGACACATCATACATTCGGATTTACTAGCATGCAACAAGGCTGGATGTTTCTCTGGATTGGACTGATTATGGCAACTTTACAGGGTGGTTGGGTGAGACACATCCCTCCGAATAGAACAAAAATCATCAGCGAGCTG gGCTTGTGGCTAATAATTCCTGCATTTATATGCGTCGGGATTGCTACCAATGTGCAAGTGTTGTGTATTGgtatttttctctttgcagTTT CTACCGCCATGGTTGTCACCTGTATGATGACATTGGTAACGCGTATTGGACCAGAAAATCAAAAAGGTGCCATCACTGGGATATTTCGTTCTCTAGGTGCATTGGCACGCGCTTGTGGGCCTATCGTCGCTTCTTCGG CATTTTGGTGCATCGGAAGTGCTACAACATATCTAACTGGGGCTCTTCTACTCGCGCTTCCACCACTAATTTTGCGCAGCATACGTACTTTATAA